A genome region from Euphorbia lathyris chromosome 4, ddEupLath1.1, whole genome shotgun sequence includes the following:
- the LOC136226777 gene encoding uncharacterized protein, with product MVSRENNRTVLHEKLQLLRSITHSRAMNKTSIIVDATKYIEDLKHKVDRLNQDMASAQSSTHQNPLPLVTVETLEKGFLINVLLERSCPGLLVSILEAFEELNLNVQEARVSCTDTFRLQAVGGENESIDGEVVKQSVLQAIKNWSEINAAED from the exons atggTTTCTAGGGAGAACAACAGAACTGTACTGCATGAGAAGCTTCAACTTCTTCGTTCCATTACTCACTCTCGTGCT ATGAATAAGACTTCAATCATAGTAGATGCAACCAAATACATTGAAGACCTAAAACACAAGGTAGACAGACTCAATCAAGATATGGCTTCTGCACAATCTTCAACTCATCAAAATCCATTACCTCTG GTTACGGTAGAAACCCTAGAAAAGGGATTTCTAATAAATGTGTTGTTAGAAAGAAGTTGCCCAGGATTGCTTGTTTCAATATTGGAAGCTTTTGAAGAACTCAATCTTAATGTTCAAGAAGCTAGGGTTTCTTGTACTGATACTTTCAGATTACAAGCAGTTGGAGGAgag AATGAAAGCATTGATGGTGAGGTAGTGAAACAATCAGTCTTGCAAGCTATCAAGAACTGGAGTGAGATTAATGCTGCTGAGGactaa
- the LOC136226900 gene encoding BTB/POZ domain-containing protein At3g56230, with product MDCSICSSMPTILRPPRNTICGSCFEGAKTVISLVKELETDRGNEVINLVSLPNSSNKGQPLENVPKWINNMKETEEELNEKIKFLSGFISLFREQILTDIQLKPGNGGPSISTHKAILAARSEIFKTMLDSDSCKAPANDTITIPELNNEELESLLEFLYTGILPLEKLEKHVYSLTIAADKYEIPFLLKFCDRHLNRSLNSSNALDVLEISDVCSNKVLKENALNFIVKNLEDIVFSTKYETFVTKNPHLAVHVTRAFLMDVKSRRRNENYIV from the exons aTGGATTGCTCAATTTGTAGCTCAATGCCAACCATTCTTAGACCTCCAAGAAATACCATTTGTGGTTCTTGTTTTGAAGGAGCTAAAACTGTTATTTCATTGGTGAAAGAGCTTGAAACTGATAGAGGAAATGAAGTTATTAATCTTGTTTCTTTGCCTAATTCCTCTAATAAG ggTCAGCCACTGGAAAATGTTCCAAAATGGATAAACAATATGAAGGAAACAGAAGAAGAATTGAATGAGAAAATAAAATTCCTAAGtggatttatttctttatttagaGAACAAATTCTCACTGATATTCAACTCAAGCCCGGCAACGGCGGGCCTTCCATTTCTACACacaaagccatatta GCAGCAAGATCAGAAATATTCAAGACCATGTTAGATTCAGACTCGTGCAAAGCACCTGCAAACGACACAATAACAATACCGGAACTAAACAACGAAGAATTGGAATCTCTACTGGAATTTCTCTACACAGGAATCTTACCTCTGGAGAAGTTGGAAAAACATGTCTATTCCTTAACCATTGCAGCAGATAAATATGAAATCCCATTCTTGCTCAAATTTTGCGACAGACATTTGAATCGGTCGCTAAATTCGTCGAATGCTCTCGATGTTCTTGAAATCTCCGATGTTTGTTCTAACAAAGTATTAAAGGAGAATGCTTTGAATTTCATTGTTAAGAATTTGGAAGACATAGTTTTTTCAACTAAGTATGAAACATTTGTCACTAAAAATCCGCACCTTGCCGTTCATGTTACAAGGGCTTTTttaatggatgttaaaagtagAAGAAGGAATGAGAATTATATTGTTTGA